In a single window of the Streptomyces sp. NBC_00094 genome:
- a CDS encoding ABC transporter permease, producing the protein MAAATAVLQSEWTKIRTVSSTVWTLASALLVTVAMSAALCALLNSTFDDLSQAEQLTFDPTFVSFSGMILGQLAMVVFGVLVVGTEYSSGMIRTSLAAVPQRATFLFSKIAVAGGLALLVGLVTSFLSFFLGQALLGEHRASIGDDNVLRAVIGAGLYMCLIALFSMGVAAMLRSSMLSLGILVPFFFLISQILSAVPKAKEVATYFPDQAGAKIMQVVPDAMNTEEAPYGPWGGLGIMLLWVVASLAGGYLVLKRRDA; encoded by the coding sequence ATGGCAGCGGCAACCGCGGTCCTGCAGTCCGAGTGGACCAAGATCCGGACGGTGTCGTCGACGGTCTGGACGCTGGCGAGCGCCCTCCTCGTCACCGTGGCGATGAGCGCGGCGCTGTGCGCGCTCCTCAACTCCACCTTCGACGATCTGAGCCAGGCCGAGCAGCTCACCTTCGACCCGACCTTCGTCAGCTTCTCCGGGATGATCCTCGGCCAGCTGGCGATGGTCGTCTTCGGCGTCCTGGTGGTGGGCACGGAGTACTCCTCCGGCATGATCCGCACCTCGCTCGCCGCCGTGCCGCAGCGTGCGACCTTCCTCTTCTCGAAGATCGCGGTGGCCGGCGGTCTGGCGCTGCTCGTGGGCCTCGTGACGAGCTTCCTCTCCTTCTTCCTGGGGCAGGCCCTGCTCGGCGAGCACCGGGCCTCGATCGGCGACGACAACGTGCTGCGGGCGGTGATCGGCGCCGGGCTCTACATGTGCCTGATCGCGCTGTTCTCCATGGGCGTGGCCGCGATGCTGCGCTCCTCGATGCTCTCGCTCGGCATCCTGGTGCCCTTCTTCTTCCTGATCTCCCAGATCCTGTCGGCGGTGCCGAAGGCGAAGGAGGTCGCCACGTACTTCCCCGACCAGGCCGGCGCGAAGATCATGCAGGTCGTCCCGGACGCCATGAACACCGAAGAGGCTCCGTACGGACCGTGGGGCGGGCTCGGGATCATGCTGCTCTGGGTGGTCGCGTCGCTCGCGGGCGGCTATCTGGTGCTGAAGAGGCGCGACGCCTAG
- a CDS encoding ABC transporter ATP-binding protein — translation MIEAVGLTKRYGAKTAVYNLSFQVRPGVVTGFLGPNGSGKSTTMRMILGLDQPTAGHVTIGGHPFRKLPNAPRQVGALLDAKAVHGGRSARSHLLSLAQLAGIPAQRVDEVLGVVGLQDVAKRRSKGFSLGMGQRLGIAAALLGDPQVLLFDEPVNGLDPEGILWVRNLMKKLAAEGRTVFVSSHLMSEMALTADHLIVIGRGQLLADMSVTDFISANSADFARVRTPGTEPAQREKLTAALMEAGGQVLSEPDGALRVTGLALPRISDLAHDADVRLWELSPHQASLEEAYMRLTQGAVDYRSTDDRLAHLQAPQQPGQHGYGLPPQQPVAPEVPQQGWYAPPPPGHNPYAGAPQAPAPGPYAAPPAAPFAPPAPAPQAPPTAPAPQPGTPQPSDTPKDAR, via the coding sequence ATGATCGAGGCAGTCGGCCTGACGAAGCGCTACGGCGCCAAGACGGCCGTGTACAACCTTTCCTTCCAGGTGAGGCCCGGTGTCGTCACCGGGTTCCTGGGGCCCAACGGGTCCGGCAAGTCGACGACGATGCGCATGATCCTCGGGCTCGACCAGCCCACCGCGGGCCATGTGACGATCGGCGGCCACCCCTTCCGGAAGCTGCCGAACGCGCCCCGCCAGGTCGGCGCGCTCCTCGACGCCAAGGCCGTGCACGGCGGGCGGAGCGCGCGGAGCCATCTGCTGTCGCTCGCGCAGCTCGCCGGCATCCCGGCGCAGCGCGTCGACGAGGTCCTCGGCGTGGTCGGCCTCCAGGACGTGGCCAAGCGCCGCTCCAAGGGCTTCTCCCTCGGCATGGGCCAGCGGCTCGGCATCGCGGCGGCGCTCCTCGGCGACCCGCAGGTGCTGCTCTTCGACGAGCCGGTCAACGGCCTGGACCCGGAGGGCATCCTCTGGGTCCGCAACCTGATGAAGAAGCTGGCGGCCGAGGGCCGGACCGTCTTCGTCTCCAGCCACCTCATGAGCGAGATGGCGCTGACGGCGGACCACCTGATCGTGATCGGCCGGGGTCAGCTGCTCGCGGACATGAGCGTCACGGACTTCATCTCGGCGAACTCCGCCGACTTCGCCCGGGTGCGGACCCCCGGGACCGAGCCGGCGCAGCGGGAGAAGCTGACGGCGGCGCTCATGGAGGCCGGCGGCCAGGTGCTGTCCGAGCCGGACGGGGCGCTGCGCGTGACGGGCCTCGCCCTGCCGCGGATCAGCGACCTCGCGCACGACGCGGACGTACGGCTCTGGGAGCTCTCCCCGCACCAGGCCTCCCTTGAGGAGGCGTACATGCGGCTGACGCAGGGCGCGGTGGACTACCGCTCCACCGACGACCGGCTCGCCCACCTCCAGGCCCCGCAGCAGCCCGGCCAGCACGGGTACGGGCTGCCGCCGCAGCAGCCGGTGGCCCCCGAGGTGCCGCAGCAGGGCTGGTACGCCCCGCCGCCGCCCGGGCACAACCCGTACGCCGGCGCACCGCAGGCCCCCGCGCCCGGCCCGTACGCAGCGCCGCCGGCGGCTCCGTTCGCGCCGCCGGCTCCGGCCCCGCAGGCCCCTCCGACCGCTCCGGCGCCGCAGCCGGGCACCCCGCAGCCGAGCGACACCCCCAAGGACGCCCGATGA
- a CDS encoding LLM class flavin-dependent oxidoreductase: MRVGTFVLAAQFPGQGQGEALHRAVRTAEVAEEAGLDSVWLAEHHFVPYGVCPSAVTLAALLLGRTRRLRVGTAVSVLPTVHPVALGEQAALLHLTSGGRFTLGVGRGGPWVDLEVFGAGLAAYEGRFPESLDLLLRWLSEPRVGAEGERFAFREVAVVPRADELVGGEAGPEVVVACTSPKSVRLAAERGLPMLLGMHCGDEDKAEMVAAWRRCAREAGRNPDEIARIGAGHVSAGVAQLADRGADAAEVLVKAMPGWLKQGLDAHVTVDGRHRVMRDPVAYTELLCSLHPVGTPRLAADRLAATAERTGITRFALLAEGSGDLAATEENVRRLGAEVLPLLV, from the coding sequence ATGCGCGTGGGTACGTTCGTTCTGGCCGCCCAGTTCCCGGGCCAGGGACAAGGCGAGGCGTTGCACCGGGCGGTGCGGACCGCCGAGGTCGCCGAGGAGGCGGGGCTGGACTCCGTCTGGCTCGCCGAGCACCACTTCGTGCCGTACGGGGTCTGCCCCTCGGCCGTGACGCTCGCCGCGCTGCTCCTCGGGCGCACCCGGCGGTTGAGGGTGGGCACGGCGGTGAGTGTGCTGCCGACGGTCCACCCGGTCGCCCTGGGCGAGCAGGCGGCGCTGCTGCACCTCACCTCGGGCGGCCGGTTCACGCTGGGGGTGGGCCGGGGTGGTCCCTGGGTCGACCTGGAGGTGTTCGGCGCGGGTCTCGCCGCGTACGAGGGGCGCTTCCCGGAATCGCTCGACCTGCTGCTGCGCTGGCTCTCCGAGCCCCGCGTCGGCGCCGAGGGGGAACGATTCGCTTTCCGCGAGGTGGCGGTCGTGCCCCGTGCCGACGAGCTGGTCGGCGGCGAGGCGGGCCCCGAGGTGGTGGTGGCCTGCACCTCGCCGAAGAGTGTGCGGCTCGCCGCGGAGCGCGGGCTTCCGATGCTGCTCGGGATGCACTGCGGCGACGAGGACAAGGCCGAGATGGTCGCGGCCTGGAGGCGCTGCGCACGGGAGGCCGGACGGAACCCGGACGAGATCGCGCGGATCGGGGCGGGGCACGTGTCGGCGGGGGTGGCCCAGCTCGCGGACCGGGGCGCGGACGCGGCCGAGGTGCTGGTGAAGGCGATGCCGGGCTGGCTGAAACAGGGCCTCGACGCGCATGTGACGGTCGACGGCCGGCATCGGGTGATGCGGGACCCGGTGGCGTACACGGAGCTGCTGTGCAGCCTGCACCCGGTGGGCACCCCCCGGCTGGCGGCGGACCGGCTCGCGGCGACCGCGGAGCGTACGGGCATCACGCGCTTCGCCCTGCTCGCGGAGGGCTCGGGCGACCTCGCGGCGACCGAGGAGAACGTCCGGCGGCTCGGCGCGGAGGTCCTCCCGCTGCTGGTCTGA
- a CDS encoding SCO5389 family protein produces the protein MSLDVSPALLEQAERGEVDEADFVDCVRTSLPYAWEMISSLVAQLKVDGGEFADNQTPPPNEQARGQLLRALASDAIRGALQRHFGVRLAFQNCHRVAVFPLDPSVDERLARFTSVRGQLLNQSPEMRDC, from the coding sequence ATGTCGCTCGACGTCTCACCGGCACTGTTGGAACAGGCCGAGCGAGGCGAGGTCGACGAAGCCGACTTCGTCGACTGCGTCCGGACCTCCCTGCCCTACGCATGGGAGATGATCAGTTCTCTGGTGGCTCAGCTGAAGGTCGACGGCGGAGAATTCGCCGACAACCAGACGCCGCCGCCGAATGAGCAGGCACGTGGTCAGCTGCTGCGCGCGCTTGCGAGCGATGCCATTCGTGGCGCCCTGCAGCGGCACTTCGGGGTGCGTCTCGCCTTCCAGAACTGCCACCGGGTGGCGGTCTTCCCGCTGGACCCGTCGGTGGACGAGCGGCTTGCTCGCTTCACGTCCGTACGGGGGCAGCTGCTCAATCAGTCGCCGGAAATGCGCGACTGCTGA
- a CDS encoding ABC transporter ATP-binding protein — MIELEGLTKRYGAKTAVDHLSFRVRPGVVTGFLGPNGAGKSTTMRMMLDLDNPTSGTVRIDGKHYRDLAEPLKYIGALLDAKAMNGGRSAYNNLLCLAQSNRIPQSRVSEVLDLVGLTQVAGKKSKGFSLGMGQRLGIASALLGDPEILMFDEPVNGLDPEGIHWIRNLMKALAAEGRTIFVSSHLMSEMALTADHLIVIGQGKLLADTSMADFIQQNSRSFVRLRSPQQERLRDVLHTNGFIAVEAGNGTLEVDSATTEKLGELAAANQLVLHELSSQRASLEEAFMQMTAGAVEYHAHGTDVHGAVSAPGPQWGSTSEGA, encoded by the coding sequence ATGATCGAGCTTGAGGGCCTGACCAAGCGTTACGGGGCGAAGACAGCGGTCGACCATCTCTCCTTCCGGGTCCGGCCGGGCGTCGTCACCGGCTTCCTCGGGCCGAACGGGGCGGGCAAGTCGACGACGATGCGGATGATGCTCGATCTGGACAATCCGACCAGCGGTACGGTCCGGATCGACGGCAAGCACTACCGGGACCTGGCCGAACCGCTGAAGTACATCGGCGCGCTGCTCGACGCCAAGGCGATGAACGGCGGCCGGTCCGCGTACAACAACCTGCTGTGTCTGGCGCAGTCCAACCGGATCCCGCAGAGCCGGGTGAGCGAGGTGCTCGACCTGGTGGGTCTGACGCAGGTCGCGGGGAAGAAGTCGAAGGGCTTCTCCCTCGGCATGGGCCAGCGGCTCGGTATCGCCTCGGCGCTGCTCGGTGATCCCGAGATCCTGATGTTCGACGAACCCGTCAATGGTCTGGACCCCGAGGGAATTCACTGGATCCGCAATCTGATGAAGGCGTTGGCCGCCGAAGGTCGGACGATCTTCGTTTCCAGCCATCTGATGAGTGAAATGGCGCTGACGGCCGACCATCTCATCGTGATCGGGCAGGGAAAGCTGCTGGCCGACACGTCGATGGCAGATTTCATCCAGCAGAATTCGCGGAGTTTCGTACGGCTGCGTTCGCCGCAGCAGGAGCGGCTGCGGGACGTCCTGCACACCAACGGATTCATCGCGGTCGAGGCGGGCAACGGCACCCTCGAGGTGGACTCGGCGACCACCGAGAAGCTGGGCGAGCTGGCGGCGGCGAACCAGCTCGTCCTGCACGAGCTGAGCTCCCAGCGCGCCTCGCTCGAAGAGGCCTTCATGCAGATGACGGCCGGAGCGGTGGAGTACCACGCGCACGGCACCGATGTCCACGGCGCCGTGTCGGCGCCCGGCCCCCAGTGGGGCTCGACCTCCGAGGGAGCCTGA
- a CDS encoding ATP/GTP-binding protein: MSPRHNRSRGGEKPEQQQSGEPGDRYGGAQRSETWQGEEWYVRLVAGASSPGKRYRCPGCDQEIPAGAPHVVAWPEYGGVDDRRHWHKACWSAKDRRTSRVQRSRNAPRY; the protein is encoded by the coding sequence GTGTCCCCGCGCCACAACCGTTCCCGAGGCGGCGAGAAGCCCGAGCAGCAGCAGTCGGGCGAACCCGGCGACCGGTACGGCGGTGCGCAGCGCAGCGAGACCTGGCAGGGCGAGGAGTGGTACGTCCGCCTCGTCGCCGGAGCGAGCTCGCCCGGCAAGCGCTACCGCTGCCCCGGCTGCGACCAGGAGATCCCGGCCGGAGCCCCGCATGTCGTCGCCTGGCCCGAGTACGGGGGAGTGGACGACCGGCGCCACTGGCACAAGGCCTGCTGGAGCGCGAAGGACCGCCGCACCAGCAGGGTGCAGCGGTCCCGTAACGCGCCGAGGTACTAG
- a CDS encoding ABC transporter permease, translated as MTAPLHHHAPAPHSYVSPIPVRRATLGDALASEWTKIRSVRSTMWTLGVMVLLLLAIGLGVAAIAAASEAPMGEESALGFGFFGMLPASICVITLGVLTIASEYGTGMIRTTLTACPSRGRVLTAKAIVFFLLVFTVTTVFAALVAVAQVAILDAREPTTAEWLRATVGAGAYLAVLGLLSLALGTLIRHSAGAITVMIGLLLLPLVAALFMFSEALRSVQEALFTYAIPSQMIALYSERPPLGDSGPAGWEPLLILMGVTAAALAGAYALLNSRDV; from the coding sequence ATGACCGCCCCCCTCCACCACCACGCCCCGGCGCCGCACTCCTACGTCTCCCCCATCCCGGTCCGCAGGGCGACACTCGGTGACGCCCTCGCCTCCGAGTGGACGAAGATCCGCTCGGTGCGGTCGACGATGTGGACGCTCGGCGTCATGGTCCTGCTGCTGCTGGCCATCGGCCTGGGGGTGGCGGCGATCGCCGCGGCCTCCGAGGCGCCGATGGGCGAGGAGTCGGCGCTCGGCTTCGGCTTCTTCGGGATGCTTCCCGCGTCGATCTGCGTGATCACGCTGGGCGTCCTGACGATCGCCTCCGAGTACGGCACGGGCATGATCCGTACGACCCTGACCGCCTGCCCGAGCCGGGGCCGGGTGCTGACGGCGAAGGCGATCGTCTTCTTCCTGCTGGTCTTCACGGTCACCACCGTGTTCGCGGCGCTCGTGGCGGTGGCGCAGGTCGCCATCCTGGACGCGAGGGAGCCGACGACCGCCGAGTGGCTGCGGGCGACGGTCGGGGCGGGCGCCTATCTGGCCGTGCTCGGTCTGCTGTCGCTGGCCCTCGGGACGCTCATCCGGCACTCGGCCGGCGCGATCACGGTGATGATCGGCCTGCTGCTGCTCCCGCTGGTGGCGGCGCTGTTCATGTTCTCGGAGGCGCTCAGGTCGGTGCAGGAGGCGCTCTTCACCTACGCGATCCCCTCGCAGATGATCGCGCTCTACAGCGAGCGCCCGCCGCTCGGCGACAGCGGCCCGGCGGGCTGGGAGCCGCTGCTGATCCTGATGGGGGTCACGGCCGCGGCCCTGGCCGGCGCCTACGCCCTGCTGAACAGCCGGGACGTCTAG
- a CDS encoding cellulose-binding protein — protein MSDTSSPFGFELVRRGYDRGQVDDRITKLVADRDSALSRITSLEKRIEELHLETQNAQAQVSDAEPSYAGLGARVEKILRLAEEEAKDLREEARRAAEQHRELAESAAQQVRNDAESFASERKSKAEDEGVRIVEKAQGEANSLRAEAQKDAQSKREEADALFEETRAKAAQAAADFETNLAKRREQSERDLASRQAKAEKRLAEIEHRAEQLRLEAEKLRTDAERRARQTVETAQRQAEDIVADANAKADRIRSESERELAALTNRRDSINAQLTNVREMLATLTGAAVAAAGSPIDDERAAGVPAQQSR, from the coding sequence ATGAGCGACACTTCCTCCCCCTTCGGCTTCGAGCTAGTGCGGCGTGGTTACGACCGCGGTCAGGTGGACGACCGCATTACCAAGCTCGTCGCCGACCGTGACAGTGCTCTCTCGCGCATCACCTCTCTGGAGAAGCGCATCGAGGAGCTCCACCTCGAGACGCAGAACGCGCAGGCGCAGGTCTCGGACGCCGAGCCGTCGTACGCGGGTCTCGGCGCCCGGGTCGAGAAGATCCTCCGGCTCGCCGAGGAGGAGGCGAAGGACCTGCGCGAGGAGGCCCGTCGCGCCGCCGAGCAGCACCGCGAGCTGGCCGAGTCGGCCGCCCAGCAGGTGCGCAACGACGCGGAGTCCTTCGCGTCCGAGCGGAAGTCGAAGGCCGAGGACGAGGGCGTCCGGATCGTCGAGAAGGCGCAGGGCGAGGCCAACTCGCTGCGTGCCGAGGCGCAGAAGGACGCGCAGTCGAAGCGTGAGGAGGCGGACGCCCTCTTCGAGGAGACCCGCGCCAAGGCCGCCCAGGCCGCCGCGGACTTCGAGACCAACCTGGCGAAGCGTCGCGAGCAGTCGGAGCGGGACCTGGCCTCGCGTCAGGCGAAGGCCGAGAAGCGCCTCGCGGAGATCGAGCACCGCGCCGAGCAGCTCCGCCTGGAGGCCGAGAAGCTGCGTACGGACGCGGAGCGTCGGGCCCGTCAGACGGTGGAGACCGCGCAGCGCCAGGCCGAGGACATCGTGGCCGACGCGAACGCCAAGGCCGACCGGATCCGCAGCGAGTCGGAGCGTGAGCTCGCGGCGCTGACGAACCGCCGTGACTCGATCAACGCCCAGCTGACCAACGTCCGCGAGATGCTGGCGACCCTGACGGGTGCCGCGGTCGCGGCGGCCGGCTCCCCGATCGACGACGAGCGCGCGGCCGGTGTTCCGGCCCAGCAGTCCCGGTAA